DNA from Salvelinus alpinus chromosome 17, SLU_Salpinus.1, whole genome shotgun sequence:
acaggacaactgttaacacatagtaggatactcattactttgtgtgacaggtttccccaatgtcattggtgcagtggactgcacacacataaggataaaagccccctcaggtgcccatgaggccgattttgtgaataggaaatcctttcacagcattaatgttcaggtgaacataactttttgatattgtccattgacgaacactctgcattgccagtgatgtgcattgattggtgtaatattcctcatcttatgatttcagatggtctgcaatgctgactgtgtgatcagcaatgttgtggcaaaatggcctggctcagtccatgactccagaatctttcgggcctctgaaatctatcagtgcctatcacaaggtaagccacacaacccctatttataaccatcatggctgtgtcaagaatatcactgtgtttatgaggtagtaatgatgagattttgtgttgacaggtgaattctctggtgtgttgctgggagacagggggtatggctgccagccttttctcctgacacctttcacagacccccaggaagcacagcaggcctacaaccatgcccatgccaggaccagggccagagttgaaatgacctttggcctcctgaaggcacgctttcactgccttcacaaattaagggtcagccctgttagggcatgtgatattactgtggcttgtgctgtcctccacaatgtggcctgcctgaggaaggagagggcccccagagtgccaccagccatggactgggacaatccggcaatcttccctgatgacgacagtggtcggctgctgagggaccaatatgtgttgaattattttagttagtatgtgtgctttcaattttggttaaatatgtcctgcggtggcagaggaatttggttttttttgggttcgttttttgacgaatttggcctcttatgatgtttgtgcggtatactgtgtgtaatacaaggctgcagggaggctactgcatccattcatttgtctgttcagttgatgtgtatggatttgtcctgcatttattttagtgtgcagacatgcagggtgtgttatatacagacctttgaatgtgtatgtatcattttgtataatatgcttggattctgtgctttccatcttgtagagtcactgtgacttcagtttcgaaaggagctgatggtttacctgctttgttttgtccttattcaataaaggaacataatgttacacattgtgtttttatattcatatggaatgtgtatttgtttatatgacagagtactagggccacactgaagaaaaaggataaagtcataaatttatgaggctggttctttctgcagaaaagctacatattgtttttacagttttgatacttatgacaatgtgatacttaatattctggcacatcagcatgtctttgtttatgaaaccatactgaagtacaatttcacgaaatgccccacatctgtcattttaacaactgtcctcctttaaaacaactggttacaatattatgacttgtgtttttttcccctctgtggccctaatattctatcattttatatatagccttatagtctatgggaaactgtaaattatctaatgatagcaacatcatctaaaaatcattttttatccaaaatcattgaaattaatgatcacaaacgtttaaataataacagtgggtctagttatatgtgataacaatgtatagtgagcagtgaaataactattggtttccatttgtggtgactgctgactgacattagggatgagattaaatagatcctggaatttagcctggtctggagcaggctagctccacagaataaatctccatggtaatttataccataacatatcctcctgccccctatccatctttagtgcaaccggattacggatcaattgagccaggatcaccaagatatcctggcttaatcccttatcctagttttgtgcaacaggccccagatgAGAAACCATACATAATATTTACGATGAAAATCATTTTAAAGATCATGAAAAGTAAAAAGCATGTTTTTCATTGAATTGGATGATATTTGAAGGAACCCAGATCAAAGTATGAtgaccaaagtatgaaaaattactgttgcttctacattgataatGTTTGATCATTATTAAGTTACTGGTCCCCTCGCCCCATGAcaaacacttggattcattaTTAAGGGTACAAAATGACATCACCCAATTTCAaattttaatacaccaatggtaacatgatattctTTTACCTAACTTAATTAAATAAGTACCACCTTGTAACCAACATTGGAGAAGGCGTGTTTGCGGATGGACGTGGTTCATATACCTAGATAGCTACTCTACTCGTGCCACAATTTCACTGTAGGGtgtcagccaacataactaaAAGTTTACCCTACTCATCTATGGCAAAGAtaattatacactgagtatacaaaacattaaggacacctgctcttgaTCAGATTGAtcagttgaaagctatgatccctggTTAAAgttacttcaatcagtgtagatgaaggagaggagacaggttaaagaaggcttgttaagccttgagacaattgataaatagattgtgtatgtgtgacattcagaaggtgaatgttaCCCTttcaacggggtatggtagtagttgccaggcacaccagtttgtgtcgagctgcaacgctgctgggtttttcacgcacaacagtttctcgtgtgtatcaaaaatggtccaccacccaaagaacatccagccaactcgacacaactgtgggaaacattggagtgaacatgggcccttctgagggcaaaagggcggtgcaactcaatattagaaaggtgttcctaatgttttgtatagccAGTGTATGTTTCCCATTTCATCTGTGTCTTGTGTTGGacagttact
Protein-coding regions in this window:
- the LOC139542005 gene encoding putative nuclease HARBI1; translated protein: MKAQNCVFLSALTMACPFVRDVVDEEALVLRRAFRRERVFRDRLDPLAFPDDHLYERYRFSADGIRYLCRLLGPRIKHRTARSHALSVEQMVCVALRFFASGAFLYSVGDAEQLNKATICRTIRSVCLAIKALADVFISFPGHRRLCDIKEEFYRIAGFPNVIGAVDCTHIRIKAPSGAHEADFVNRKSFHSINVQMVCNADCVISNVVAKWPGSVHDSRIFRASEIYQCLSQGEFSGVLLGDRGYGCQPFLLTPFTDPQEAQQAYNHAHARTRARVEMTFGLLKARFHCLHKLRVSPVRACDITVACAVLHNVACLRKERAPRVPPAMDWDNPAIFPDDDSGRLLRDQYVLNYFS